The following are from one region of the Prevotella communis genome:
- a CDS encoding ECF transporter S component: MEATTVRLYALNYDEVKTYMWAAIFVVCNLVLPQVFHLIPQGGIIFSPLSLVILAGAYKFGWKTGLLAALLSPTVNHLITGMPAMDILPVMTMKLAVLALVAGLAAQRFKTVNLPLLIGVVLVTKAIECVGELALTGGITATIADFTIGWPGLLLQVFGTWLILKYIRK, from the coding sequence ATGGAAGCTACAACAGTAAGACTTTACGCACTAAATTATGACGAGGTGAAGACCTATATGTGGGCGGCTATCTTCGTAGTCTGCAACCTGGTTTTGCCTCAGGTGTTCCATCTCATTCCGCAGGGTGGCATCATCTTCTCGCCCCTCTCGCTGGTAATTCTGGCAGGGGCGTATAAATTCGGATGGAAAACGGGGCTCCTGGCTGCTCTGCTTTCGCCGACAGTCAACCACCTCATCACCGGTATGCCCGCTATGGATATCCTGCCTGTGATGACCATGAAACTTGCAGTCCTCGCTCTCGTTGCAGGATTGGCCGCACAGCGTTTTAAGACCGTCAACCTGCCTCTGCTCATTGGCGTAGTACTTGTAACGAAAGCCATCGAGTGCGTAGGTGAACTTGCTCTCACTGGTGGCATCACAGCCACCATTGCCGATTTCACTATCGGATGGCCAGGACTACTTCTTCAAGTTTTTGGCACCTGGCTTATCTTGAAGTATATCCGCAAATAG
- a CDS encoding TonB-dependent receptor yields MKRLLTLLIATSACTMMSAEVADSLSLNEVVVTGTRSATDIRHLPMTVTVIKRDQLTAEHQPSILPTVMREVPGLFVTSRGMMGYGVSGGSSGAINVRGISSGTAESGAGQMMVLIDGHPHYQGLFGHTIADSYQALMAERIEILRGPASVLYGSNAMGGVINIVTRQAKKDGINTNVTLGAGSYGTIQTEASNQIRLGRFSSTVAAQYNRTDNHRPDMGFEQFGGMAKLGYDLHTNWNVSADIELTRFIASYPGSTAAPLVDADQWITRGIASVGVTNNYGKTNGGLSLYYTFGNHKINDGHAPTAPAKTNYFRSEDALMGITWYQNAHLFKGNRLTIGLDYQHIYGKAWNQVMATGEDLAAMVNKRENEIAGYIDVCQDLTDWLTLDAGVRLDNHSQAGTEWIPQGGLVVRPMDNGELKATVSKGFRNPTIREMYLFGTKNADLNAERLMNYELGWRHRIDDGYTYGINAFYIKGSNIIQQMPVSGGKRFMNTGEIENWGVEAEASCPINPYLNIHANSSYLHMKNKIIAAPEATFYVGVDFHKDKWAATLGLQHIENLYTEVGAKETKEDFRLLNASISYAALKNVSLWARGENLLAQKYEINAGYPMPRATFMGGVSINF; encoded by the coding sequence ATGAAAAGATTACTGACTCTACTCATCGCTACATCTGCCTGCACAATGATGTCGGCAGAAGTGGCAGACTCACTCTCACTGAATGAAGTTGTCGTCACCGGTACAAGGAGTGCCACAGATATCCGTCATCTGCCTATGACGGTGACTGTTATCAAACGAGACCAACTGACGGCAGAGCACCAGCCGAGCATCCTGCCAACGGTGATGCGCGAGGTGCCTGGACTATTCGTGACTAGTCGGGGTATGATGGGCTATGGTGTAAGTGGTGGCAGCTCTGGAGCTATCAATGTACGCGGCATCAGCAGTGGTACGGCAGAGAGTGGTGCCGGACAGATGATGGTACTTATCGACGGACATCCCCACTATCAGGGGCTCTTTGGACATACTATTGCAGACAGTTATCAAGCGCTTATGGCTGAACGCATTGAAATTCTGCGTGGCCCTGCATCGGTACTATACGGTTCGAATGCCATGGGGGGTGTTATCAATATCGTGACCCGTCAGGCAAAGAAAGACGGTATTAATACCAACGTCACCTTAGGTGCAGGCAGCTATGGTACCATCCAGACTGAAGCATCCAACCAGATACGCTTAGGACGTTTCTCGTCAACCGTTGCCGCACAGTATAACCGTACAGACAACCACCGTCCCGACATGGGGTTTGAGCAGTTTGGCGGAATGGCAAAGCTTGGCTACGACCTTCATACAAACTGGAACGTATCTGCCGATATAGAACTGACACGTTTTATTGCCTCCTATCCAGGTTCAACAGCAGCTCCACTCGTGGATGCCGACCAATGGATTACACGTGGCATTGCCTCTGTTGGCGTAACGAATAACTATGGGAAGACAAATGGCGGACTAAGTCTATACTATACCTTTGGCAATCACAAAATCAATGATGGACACGCGCCAACGGCTCCCGCAAAGACCAACTATTTCCGCTCAGAGGATGCACTGATGGGCATAACCTGGTATCAGAACGCACACCTCTTCAAGGGAAATCGTCTAACTATTGGCCTTGACTATCAGCATATCTACGGCAAGGCCTGGAACCAGGTGATGGCTACAGGCGAGGACTTGGCAGCTATGGTCAACAAGCGTGAGAACGAAATTGCCGGTTACATAGATGTCTGCCAAGACCTCACCGACTGGCTGACTCTTGATGCCGGGGTGCGTCTGGACAACCATTCCCAAGCTGGTACAGAATGGATTCCACAGGGAGGTCTTGTTGTAAGACCGATGGATAACGGAGAACTGAAAGCTACGGTAAGCAAAGGTTTCCGTAATCCTACCATTCGAGAGATGTACCTTTTTGGGACGAAGAATGCCGACCTGAATGCTGAGCGTCTGATGAACTATGAGTTAGGTTGGCGTCATCGCATAGACGACGGCTATACCTACGGCATCAATGCCTTCTACATCAAGGGCAGCAACATCATTCAGCAAATGCCTGTCAGCGGAGGTAAGCGCTTCATGAACACAGGAGAGATAGAAAACTGGGGTGTCGAAGCGGAAGCCAGTTGTCCTATCAACCCATACCTCAATATCCATGCCAACTCCTCATACCTGCACATGAAGAATAAGATTATCGCAGCTCCTGAAGCAACTTTCTATGTAGGCGTCGACTTCCACAAAGACAAGTGGGCTGCCACCCTCGGATTACAGCATATAGAAAACCTCTATACTGAAGTAGGCGCAAAAGAAACTAAGGAAGATTTCAGGCTCCTGAATGCCAGCATCAGCTATGCAGCCTTGAAGAATGTAAGCCTCTGGGCACGCGGAGAGAACCTACTGGCACAGAAGTATGAAATCAACGCAGGCTATCCCATGCCTCGTGCCACTTTCATGGGCGGCGTGAGCATAAACTTTTAA
- a CDS encoding TonB-dependent receptor codes for MRYYLILLTLWAFFALNAFSQSPEDRGLTISGTIQDAELKEPMMQATVQLFRQRDSTFVGGTVSDIRGHFSIQAPTNGIYKLKISSIGYQSIQREVTLRRNQSIELGDLLLSSDAVLLKEAVVTGRAAQVVVRKDTLVYNPDAYRTPEGSPIEELIKRMPGAEVDEDGNITVNGKKIEKILVDGKEFMLGDVETALKNLPVSIIQSVKFYDQQSDQARITGIEDGNKETVLDFTIKKGMNRGYMTNLDLAGGTHHRYASRGMGSSFTDKTRIMIMGNFNNKEENAGWWNRRGLNARKTLGANFNYDDGEKLKMDGSVRWNHRDGDNMNENASENFYSDSYRTFSNSYSKQLSRSDNWNGNFRVEWKPDSLTNLLMRANGSMGTSDGTSTSSNATFSDDPYLYANDPLDDIHDPTSPLYPYLVNHNHGASLSYGENKNAWAMFQFYRRLNPRGRNITLRVEGSIGDNENRNASNNEVFLHRVKNQAGQDSTYFTARYNTTPSDNKGYVLSALYSEPLWEGAHLQANYELRYSQNKSDRQTYDFSRLTQNPFTGIVPEYRDWNPWIGSFDQEMMDAQLDKNLSRYSEYKNYTHNIRLTLRHWQKEYDYNIGFLIQPQHSNFVQDYRGIYVDTIRNVINFTPTLDFHYNFSDQESIRLTYRGDTRQPDITQLLDITDDSNPLYITQGNPGLKPQFTNSLNAYYSNYIQKYKRSFVLFGNYRHIRNSISNLVRYNAETGGSTSRPENINGNWNADGGFNFSTAIDSAAHWNMGSDTRLRYNNYVSYVAQNQADAAKNTTKTTNVNQRLNVSFRNDWLEVTLDGNVNYQHSRNELQPSANLDTWRFSYGGQMMVRLPSGFEISTNLHENSRRGFNDPSSNTNELIWNGQVSKSFLKTKTLVVALNFYDLLGQQSNYERWVNANGRSDTRYNSINSYAMLHVRYRLNMFGGKVDTEGRYDKKWGNNDRRGR; via the coding sequence ATGAGATACTATTTAATTTTACTGACACTTTGGGCTTTTTTCGCCCTCAACGCTTTTTCACAATCGCCAGAAGACAGAGGTCTGACTATCAGTGGTACTATTCAGGATGCCGAATTAAAAGAACCGATGATGCAAGCCACCGTACAATTATTCCGCCAACGAGACTCCACCTTCGTCGGTGGTACCGTATCCGACATTCGAGGTCATTTCTCTATCCAGGCGCCGACAAACGGTATCTATAAACTGAAGATTTCATCGATAGGCTATCAGTCCATACAACGCGAGGTGACACTACGACGTAATCAAAGCATTGAGTTAGGCGACCTTCTTTTGTCGTCAGATGCCGTATTACTGAAGGAGGCTGTTGTCACAGGTCGTGCAGCACAGGTCGTAGTGAGGAAAGACACACTGGTATATAATCCCGATGCATATCGCACTCCCGAAGGTTCACCCATCGAAGAACTCATTAAGCGCATGCCCGGTGCAGAGGTTGACGAAGACGGAAACATCACCGTCAACGGCAAAAAGATTGAGAAAATTCTGGTCGATGGCAAGGAGTTTATGCTCGGCGATGTAGAGACGGCACTGAAGAACCTGCCAGTCTCAATCATACAGAGCGTGAAGTTCTATGATCAGCAAAGCGACCAAGCCCGAATCACAGGTATTGAAGACGGCAACAAGGAGACCGTGCTCGACTTTACCATCAAGAAAGGAATGAACCGTGGTTACATGACCAACCTCGACCTAGCAGGAGGAACGCACCATCGCTATGCCTCACGCGGCATGGGAAGTAGTTTTACGGACAAGACCCGAATCATGATAATGGGCAATTTCAACAACAAGGAAGAGAATGCCGGATGGTGGAACCGTCGCGGACTGAATGCCCGTAAGACACTAGGTGCCAACTTCAATTATGACGACGGAGAGAAGCTGAAGATGGATGGCTCCGTACGCTGGAACCATCGTGACGGCGATAATATGAACGAGAATGCCAGTGAGAATTTCTATAGCGACTCCTATCGTACATTCAGCAACAGCTACTCGAAGCAATTGTCACGTAGCGACAACTGGAACGGAAATTTCCGCGTGGAGTGGAAGCCCGACTCGCTGACCAACCTGCTGATGCGCGCCAACGGCAGCATGGGAACCAGTGATGGTACTTCAACCTCATCCAATGCCACTTTCAGCGACGATCCTTACCTATATGCTAACGATCCATTAGATGATATCCATGACCCTACATCCCCACTCTATCCTTATCTTGTGAACCATAATCATGGTGCCAGCCTCAGCTATGGGGAGAACAAGAATGCCTGGGCAATGTTCCAGTTTTACAGACGTCTGAACCCACGCGGCCGTAATATCACATTACGTGTAGAAGGCTCTATAGGCGATAACGAGAATCGCAACGCATCCAATAATGAGGTTTTCCTGCATCGTGTCAAGAATCAAGCCGGACAGGACTCGACATATTTCACAGCCCGCTATAACACCACACCCAGCGACAACAAGGGTTACGTGCTCAGCGCCCTCTATAGTGAGCCACTCTGGGAGGGCGCTCATCTGCAGGCCAACTATGAACTGCGCTATAGTCAGAATAAGAGCGATCGTCAGACATACGATTTCTCACGCCTTACCCAGAATCCCTTCACTGGTATCGTGCCGGAGTATCGCGACTGGAATCCATGGATTGGCAGTTTTGACCAAGAGATGATGGATGCTCAGCTCGACAAGAACCTCAGTCGCTACTCTGAATACAAGAACTACACGCACAATATCCGCCTGACCCTGCGTCACTGGCAGAAGGAGTACGACTACAACATCGGTTTCCTGATACAGCCTCAACACTCAAATTTCGTTCAGGACTACCGCGGCATTTATGTTGACACCATCCGTAACGTTATCAACTTCACGCCGACACTGGATTTCCACTATAACTTCAGCGACCAGGAGTCTATCCGTCTGACCTATCGCGGCGACACCCGACAGCCAGACATCACGCAATTGCTCGACATTACCGACGACTCCAACCCACTTTACATCACGCAAGGTAATCCTGGATTGAAACCACAATTCACGAACTCGCTGAATGCCTATTATAGCAATTATATCCAGAAATACAAACGCAGTTTCGTACTCTTCGGCAACTACCGCCATATCCGCAACTCCATCTCAAACCTTGTACGCTATAATGCAGAGACAGGTGGTAGCACCTCACGTCCAGAGAATATCAATGGTAACTGGAACGCTGACGGTGGTTTCAACTTCAGCACAGCTATCGACAGCGCTGCCCATTGGAATATGGGTAGTGACACGCGTCTGAGATATAACAACTACGTGAGCTATGTGGCACAGAACCAAGCCGACGCAGCAAAGAACACCACAAAGACCACCAATGTGAACCAACGTCTGAATGTCAGTTTCCGCAATGACTGGTTAGAGGTAACGCTCGATGGTAACGTGAACTATCAGCACTCCCGCAACGAGCTGCAGCCCTCGGCCAATCTCGACACCTGGCGTTTCAGTTACGGAGGACAGATGATGGTACGCCTGCCCAGTGGTTTTGAGATCTCCACCAATCTCCACGAGAATAGTCGCAGAGGTTTTAACGACCCGTCATCAAATACGAACGAACTGATCTGGAACGGTCAGGTATCAAAGTCCTTCCTCAAGACTAAGACACTTGTGGTAGCCCTCAACTTCTACGACCTGTTAGGACAGCAGTCCAACTATGAGCGCTGGGTGAACGCCAATGGACGTAGTGACACTCGCTATAACAGCATCAACTCGTATGCAATGCTCCACGTGCGCTACCGTCTGAACATGTTTGGAGGCAAGGTTGATACAGAAGGCCGCTATGACAAGAAATGGGGCAACAACGACCGTCGTGGCAGATAA
- a CDS encoding LacI family DNA-binding transcriptional regulator — MKRISQRDIARQLGINVSTVSRALRGLDGVSPELKKKIEQMAEDGGYRPNPFAASLRYDTTHTIGIVVPDISFNHYAQIVKRIEAEARKYGYMSIITDTEDSYENELNCIELLTDMHVEGIIICASQDTTDFSHLQRLRQSNIPVVLFDRVADIDISSVMINDVTSACYATNCLIESGARNIAFLGGLNQVKQTADRKHGYLKALREHNIPIRPELVKCHHISFNSGLTDTMELLSLPEPPDAILASHGLLAISALQAITSRGLKIPKEIALIGYLSDWVSEMSHPRISFVKQNLREIGNKAFRLLLDQINGDDSVQHVVVTARLELRDSTKQHKTKQ, encoded by the coding sequence ATGAAACGTATTTCACAGCGGGATATAGCACGGCAGTTGGGAATTAATGTCTCTACTGTGTCCCGGGCACTCAGAGGACTCGACGGCGTCAGTCCAGAGCTAAAGAAAAAGATTGAGCAAATGGCAGAAGACGGTGGCTACCGCCCAAATCCTTTTGCCGCGAGTCTCCGTTATGACACAACACATACAATAGGCATTGTTGTACCCGACATATCGTTCAACCACTATGCACAGATAGTGAAACGTATTGAAGCAGAGGCACGCAAATATGGATATATGAGCATCATTACCGATACAGAAGACTCTTACGAGAACGAACTAAACTGTATAGAGTTGCTGACCGATATGCATGTTGAAGGTATCATTATCTGTGCGTCGCAGGATACAACAGATTTCTCACATTTGCAACGACTGCGCCAGTCGAATATCCCTGTTGTACTTTTCGACCGTGTGGCAGATATAGACATTTCATCTGTCATGATTAACGATGTAACGTCTGCCTGCTACGCAACAAATTGCTTAATAGAAAGCGGCGCAAGAAACATTGCCTTCTTAGGTGGATTAAACCAGGTAAAACAGACTGCCGACCGTAAACACGGTTACCTAAAAGCACTACGTGAGCACAATATCCCCATACGTCCAGAACTGGTAAAGTGTCATCATATCAGTTTCAACTCAGGTCTTACAGACACCATGGAATTATTGAGTCTGCCAGAGCCACCTGATGCAATACTGGCCTCACACGGATTACTGGCTATCTCAGCACTACAAGCCATCACCAGTCGTGGTCTGAAGATTCCAAAAGAAATTGCCCTTATCGGCTATTTAAGCGACTGGGTGTCAGAGATGTCACACCCACGTATTTCTTTCGTTAAGCAAAACCTCCGGGAGATAGGCAATAAAGCATTTCGCCTACTCCTTGACCAGATTAATGGCGACGACAGTGTACAACATGTTGTTGTCACAGCCCGCCTAGAATTAAGAGACAGCACAAAACAACACAAGACTAAACAATGA